In Vagococcus luciliae, one genomic interval encodes:
- a CDS encoding glutamate decarboxylase, translating into MTSEKNQSVVPIFGSNASEEAVMLDKMRMDPINPSIAYRLIKDELINEGNARQNLATFCQTYMEPEVTAIMAETMEKNAIDKSEYPQTAAMEQKCVKMIADLWHAPNRDRVMGTSTVGSSEACMLGGMAMKFRWRDRAKKNGLDINAKRPNLVISSAYQVCWEKFCVYWDIEMREVPVDSEHLSINTDTVMDYVDEYTIGIVGILGITYTGKFDDIKKLDELVEEYNQTHNQDLVIHVDAASGGLFVPFIEPDLLWDFRLKNVVSINSSGHKYGLVYPGVGWVLWKDEEYLPKELVFEVSYLGSVMPTMAINFSRSASQIIGQYYNFYRFGFNGYKEIHERTKKVAMSLAKTVEETGLFKMFNTGENLPIVCFTLKEDANVEWSLYDLSDRLQMRGWQVPSYPFPKDMQDTIVQRFVCRADMGQNMANAFAKDFNAAIKELSQARILCHKEPVKTTVKPEH; encoded by the coding sequence ATGACTAGCGAAAAAAATCAATCAGTTGTACCAATCTTTGGATCAAATGCATCAGAAGAAGCAGTAATGTTAGATAAAATGAGAATGGATCCAATCAATCCATCTATTGCTTATCGATTAATAAAAGATGAATTAATCAATGAAGGAAATGCTCGACAAAATTTGGCGACATTTTGTCAAACTTATATGGAACCAGAAGTGACGGCTATTATGGCAGAAACAATGGAAAAAAATGCTATTGATAAATCTGAGTATCCCCAAACGGCAGCTATGGAACAAAAATGCGTGAAAATGATTGCTGATTTATGGCATGCACCAAACCGAGATCGTGTGATGGGGACTTCAACTGTTGGCTCAAGTGAAGCTTGTATGCTCGGTGGGATGGCGATGAAATTTAGATGGCGAGATCGTGCTAAGAAAAATGGATTAGATATCAATGCAAAACGACCAAACTTAGTTATTTCATCAGCTTATCAAGTATGTTGGGAAAAATTCTGTGTATATTGGGATATTGAAATGCGTGAAGTCCCAGTTGATAGTGAGCATTTAAGTATCAACACAGATACTGTCATGGACTATGTTGATGAGTATACGATTGGGATTGTCGGTATTTTAGGTATTACTTATACTGGAAAATTTGACGATATTAAAAAATTAGATGAGCTGGTTGAAGAATACAATCAAACACACAATCAAGACTTAGTGATTCACGTGGATGCAGCAAGCGGTGGTTTATTTGTACCATTTATCGAACCAGATTTATTGTGGGATTTTAGATTGAAAAATGTGGTTTCTATCAATTCATCTGGTCATAAATACGGCTTAGTTTATCCTGGTGTTGGATGGGTGTTATGGAAAGACGAAGAGTATCTACCAAAAGAATTGGTTTTTGAAGTGAGTTATTTAGGTAGTGTTATGCCAACAATGGCGATTAATTTTTCTAGAAGTGCTAGCCAAATTATTGGGCAATATTATAATTTTTACCGCTTTGGGTTTAATGGATACAAAGAAATCCACGAGCGAACAAAAAAAGTAGCCATGTCTTTAGCTAAAACCGTTGAAGAAACTGGACTTTTTAAAATGTTTAATACAGGAGAAAATTTACCAATCGTTTGTTTCACGTTAAAAGAGGATGCTAATGTAGAATGGTCACTGTATGACTTGTCTGATCGTTTACAAATGAGAGGATGGCAAGTTCCATCTTATCCATTTCCTAAGGATATGCAAGACACGATTGTTCAACGATTTGTGTGTCGTGCAGATATGGGTCAAAATATGGCAAACGCTTTTGCAAAGGATTTTAATGCAGCGATAAAAGAATTAAGTCAAGCAAGAATTTTATGTCATAAGGAACCGGTTAAAACAACGGTGAAACCTGAGCATTAA
- a CDS encoding YhgE/Pip domain-containing protein: MIKQEFKQLFHNKILLISVIAICFIPILYSSVFDKSVWDPYNRSSHLPVAVVNEDQPVEMLGQKVDVGKSVIDELKHNKQLKWEFVDAKQAMDGMKDLKYYMIVTIPKDFSKNATSLLNPSPNQMEIQYTTNGSLNYIGLDMAQIGAKELEAKVRESVTAAYVKTALALGQKGKQDLIKLTNGSKELAIGSKKLDNGLGEYTNGVSTAANGSNTLANGVNELASNVSPLKHGVTELQNGATQLSNGLNEVNDKLQPLSGKLNEVGSGVTDLLNGTKELEASLRNVEASLSGSSANLLKQDIEKINQQVESVLNDSKELSEVSSVSTALSADLVGLSNQLSGFSQVIGKINQTVSQDTQQFEQVLEGIIQQNSRISDDIKQELIAQLSQQVTSFSTQLVTDIKSSSADIDGIVSQVQTGLNGASQQAKSLSQQATMMSQLAKGLSENTGEMKESISNIKAGTTDLLESFGNNVNLANTQNVLHELETGLSQVDNLVNEAPVALNGINRLSAGSDALTNGLNTMSGKMPELISGVTRLDGGANELSQGLTKLTDNTPKLMSGANQLRVGATTMASALTQADKLVSRLKFNNKNVKMFAAPTGLKNIEYSKVKNYGQALAPYIMSLALFVGCIVFNFIFPIRRVSMEGQSSRDWWLSKVAMGFVVSTIMAIIEATIMLLLKLPVDQVGKLYLVGIVTAWSYMFLIMFLAMTFDNPGRFVAMILLVLQLGGAGGTFPLPLQNSFFNAIHPYLPMTYSIYGFREAISRGIGAPMFNRSIITLLCIFIFFVILLRFSMDYLQRKHLENISALNDNQKLQALEK; encoded by the coding sequence ATGATTAAACAGGAATTTAAACAGTTATTTCATAATAAAATACTATTAATTTCTGTGATAGCTATCTGTTTTATTCCGATATTATATTCGAGTGTATTTGATAAATCTGTTTGGGATCCATATAACCGTTCGAGCCATTTACCTGTTGCCGTGGTAAATGAAGATCAACCAGTTGAGATGTTAGGCCAAAAAGTTGATGTTGGGAAGAGTGTCATTGATGAATTGAAACATAACAAACAACTTAAATGGGAATTTGTTGATGCAAAGCAAGCAATGGATGGCATGAAGGACTTGAAATATTACATGATTGTCACGATTCCAAAAGATTTTTCAAAAAATGCGACGAGTCTTTTAAATCCTTCTCCTAATCAAATGGAAATTCAGTACACAACAAATGGTTCGCTAAATTATATTGGATTGGATATGGCACAAATTGGCGCGAAAGAGTTGGAAGCGAAAGTGCGAGAAAGTGTGACCGCAGCTTATGTTAAAACAGCTTTAGCACTTGGTCAAAAGGGTAAACAAGATTTGATAAAATTGACGAATGGCTCAAAAGAACTTGCAATAGGCAGTAAAAAACTTGATAACGGTTTGGGTGAATATACGAATGGTGTGTCTACTGCAGCTAATGGCTCAAATACATTAGCAAATGGTGTAAATGAGTTAGCGTCTAATGTTTCTCCGTTAAAACACGGGGTAACGGAATTACAAAATGGTGCGACACAATTATCTAATGGACTAAACGAAGTCAATGACAAACTTCAACCACTCTCAGGGAAATTAAATGAAGTTGGAAGTGGTGTGACAGATTTACTAAATGGTACAAAAGAGTTAGAAGCCAGTTTAAGAAATGTGGAAGCCAGTTTATCAGGATCTTCAGCTAATTTGTTAAAACAAGATATTGAAAAGATTAATCAACAAGTTGAATCAGTTTTAAATGATTCAAAAGAGTTGAGTGAAGTTTCTAGTGTATCAACTGCCTTATCAGCTGATTTAGTTGGATTAAGTAATCAATTATCAGGGTTTAGCCAAGTGATTGGAAAAATCAATCAGACAGTCTCTCAGGACACACAACAATTTGAACAAGTATTAGAAGGTATCATTCAACAAAATAGCCGAATAAGTGATGATATTAAACAAGAGTTGATTGCACAACTATCACAGCAAGTTACTAGCTTCTCAACACAATTAGTGACAGATATTAAAAGTTCTTCAGCTGACATTGATGGTATCGTTAGTCAAGTTCAAACAGGACTAAATGGTGCAAGTCAGCAAGCAAAATCATTATCACAACAAGCAACAATGATGAGTCAATTAGCTAAGGGATTGTCAGAAAATACAGGAGAAATGAAAGAATCCATTTCAAATATAAAAGCAGGAACCACTGATTTATTAGAAAGCTTTGGTAACAATGTTAATTTAGCCAACACTCAAAATGTATTGCATGAATTAGAAACAGGATTATCTCAAGTGGATAACCTAGTGAATGAAGCACCTGTTGCGTTAAATGGTATTAATCGTTTGTCAGCTGGAAGTGATGCCTTAACAAATGGATTAAACACGATGTCAGGTAAAATGCCAGAATTAATATCAGGCGTTACACGTTTAGATGGTGGAGCCAATGAATTAAGCCAAGGACTCACAAAATTAACCGATAACACACCGAAATTAATGAGTGGAGCCAATCAACTAAGAGTTGGCGCAACAACAATGGCAAGTGCTTTAACACAAGCAGATAAATTAGTTAGTCGTTTGAAATTTAATAATAAAAACGTCAAAATGTTCGCAGCACCAACAGGATTAAAAAATATTGAATACAGTAAAGTAAAAAATTATGGTCAAGCATTAGCACCATACATTATGTCACTTGCGTTATTTGTTGGCTGTATTGTATTCAACTTTATCTTCCCAATCAGACGTGTTTCAATGGAAGGTCAATCCAGTCGCGATTGGTGGTTAAGTAAAGTCGCGATGGGATTTGTCGTATCAACGATTATGGCAATTATCGAAGCGACTATCATGTTGTTATTAAAATTACCCGTCGATCAAGTTGGCAAACTTTATCTAGTGGGAATTGTAACGGCATGGAGTTACATGTTCTTGATTATGTTTTTAGCGATGACATTTGATAATCCAGGTCGATTTGTTGCGATGATTTTATTGGTGTTACAACTTGGAGGAGCTGGAGGAACATTCCCATTACCATTACAGAATAGTTTCTTTAATGCCATCCATCCTTATTTACCAATGACCTATTCCATTTACGGATTTAGAGAAGCCATCTCAAGAGGGATTGGCGCACCAATGTTTAATAGAAGTATTATCACCTTATTATGTATCTTTATCTTCTTTGTGATACTTTTAAGATTTTCAATGGATTACTTACAAAGAAAACATTTAGAAAATATCTCTGCTTTAAATGATAATCAAAAATTACAAGCATTAGAAAAATAA
- a CDS encoding amino acid permease: MQNTKKLSLFSFFAMTASLFITVYEYPTFAESGKTLIFFLLVCGLFWFLPVALCAAEIGTVEAFDGGGIFGWVGKTLGEKFGFAAIFFQWFQITVGFVTMSYFIIGALSYALKFPEMNDNKLIKFLVVVLIFWLLTFLQFKGTKTTSQIAKAGFVIGIIIPVTVLLIFTIKYVATGHAVTHSFLDKSFFPNKQTFSSLVTFILAYVGVEASASHIKSLDNPQKNYPLMMIYLVITGIVLSTIGGTTVSMVVPVKHLSLNSGVIQAFEVLILKGHPELSWLVEILAIMLAFGVLAQVSSWIVSPTEGLRYVADQGLLPKNCQKINKNGVPTTLLIIQGVIVTIWAAVLTFGGGGNAVSFLTAISLTVVIYLCGYLLFFIGYFVLIFKKSNQGLKRAYEVPGGRKVKALLASLGMGMSLLALVSSFIAPSELKANEAKTYLITLAFSSVITVLLPFVFYHIYGKKHSINLTNKERK; encoded by the coding sequence ATGCAGAATACAAAAAAATTATCTTTATTCAGTTTTTTTGCCATGACGGCTTCGTTATTTATCACAGTCTATGAGTACCCAACGTTCGCTGAATCGGGGAAGACACTTATTTTTTTCTTATTAGTATGTGGTCTATTCTGGTTTTTACCAGTTGCCTTATGTGCAGCAGAAATTGGTACTGTAGAGGCATTTGATGGAGGAGGAATTTTTGGATGGGTAGGTAAAACTTTAGGGGAAAAATTTGGCTTTGCGGCTATTTTCTTCCAGTGGTTTCAAATCACAGTTGGTTTTGTGACGATGAGTTATTTTATCATAGGGGCTTTATCATATGCACTGAAGTTTCCAGAGATGAATGATAATAAGCTCATTAAATTTTTAGTGGTAGTTTTAATTTTTTGGTTATTAACATTTTTACAATTTAAAGGGACAAAAACCACATCTCAAATTGCAAAAGCTGGATTTGTAATTGGGATTATTATTCCAGTTACAGTTCTACTGATTTTTACCATTAAATATGTTGCTACAGGTCATGCTGTAACACATTCATTTTTAGATAAGTCATTTTTTCCTAATAAGCAGACATTTTCATCTTTAGTGACCTTTATTTTAGCTTATGTTGGAGTGGAAGCATCCGCCTCACATATTAAATCACTTGATAATCCACAAAAGAATTATCCGTTAATGATGATTTACTTAGTTATTACAGGAATCGTATTAAGTACTATTGGTGGCACGACTGTTTCAATGGTTGTACCGGTTAAACATCTATCTCTTAATAGTGGGGTCATTCAAGCGTTTGAAGTTCTCATTTTAAAAGGTCATCCAGAATTGTCTTGGCTAGTTGAAATACTTGCGATTATGTTGGCTTTTGGTGTGTTAGCTCAAGTTAGTTCATGGATTGTCAGTCCAACAGAAGGCCTGCGTTATGTTGCCGATCAAGGACTACTACCAAAAAATTGTCAAAAAATAAATAAAAATGGGGTACCAACAACACTATTAATCATTCAAGGAGTGATTGTTACCATTTGGGCTGCCGTTTTAACTTTTGGTGGTGGAGGAAATGCTGTGTCATTTTTAACAGCCATTTCATTGACAGTCGTGATTTATTTATGTGGCTATTTATTATTTTTTATTGGGTATTTCGTTTTAATTTTTAAGAAATCAAATCAAGGATTAAAAAGAGCTTATGAAGTACCAGGAGGAAGAAAAGTAAAAGCGTTGTTAGCAAGTTTGGGTATGGGAATGTCTTTATTAGCATTAGTTTCTTCCTTTATTGCGCCAAGTGAATTAAAAGCAAATGAAGCGAAAACCTACTTAATAACATTAGCTTTTAGTTCTGTTATAACCGTATTGTTACCATTTGTGTTCTATCACATATATGGCAAAAAACATTCAATTAATTTAACTAATAAAGAAAGAAAGTGA
- a CDS encoding helix-turn-helix domain-containing protein, whose amino-acid sequence MIDLLLEPKIKMTISVINIIYNHYDWTQTSYLSKELAISERTVQHYIKDILERKKEYDLITENQLSIDYLKIKGIKITDYSNDFEDFKKFVVQSSQTMILLNDIINQRIVSVTNYCQIHFLSETTVRKNLKRIREACHVYGIDLVHLKLVGDERKIRYFIALFDTMVSRNAYFLLDGINYEELKQNFDDFLKKANFQISDVKKQKTINIFLIHLQRIGFNQLIIISDKFNRFLASHPIYPYVEELFHHYYVFNQKEIAYFFYIMTLDEELNRKQNTNLVYNFFNENQLELMTITDLIFCDLFPLFRPLSDEDIYLMKRDIFYTSFVTMVFNQLVFEYKYGVTVHYDLEQYPIITAKFTKVIKKHLIETGFISNSQLTILLQQYFFRFLYFVDSKHLYKVVSIHIEPAFDYLHQKQMKEYLDLYFNHQINYQDSYSKERTDIVLTPFHETSEHSLYTGTPIIMVKFPLNLTFLQKVETIIKEKQKKDEE is encoded by the coding sequence TTGATTGATTTATTACTTGAACCCAAAATAAAAATGACTATCTCTGTCATTAATATCATTTACAATCATTACGATTGGACACAAACGTCCTACCTATCTAAAGAATTAGCAATCTCTGAAAGGACAGTCCAACATTACATAAAAGATATTTTAGAAAGAAAAAAAGAGTATGATTTAATAACAGAAAATCAACTTTCTATTGATTATCTAAAAATTAAAGGAATAAAAATTACTGACTATTCAAATGACTTTGAAGATTTTAAAAAATTCGTGGTTCAAAGTAGTCAAACTATGATCCTATTAAACGACATCATTAATCAACGAATCGTCTCCGTAACAAACTATTGCCAAATACATTTTTTAAGTGAAACAACAGTTAGAAAAAATCTCAAACGAATTAGAGAAGCCTGTCACGTTTATGGAATTGATTTAGTTCATTTAAAATTAGTTGGTGACGAACGTAAAATAAGATATTTCATTGCTTTATTTGATACAATGGTTAGTCGAAATGCTTATTTTTTACTCGACGGTATAAATTATGAGGAACTAAAACAGAACTTTGATGATTTTTTAAAAAAAGCAAATTTTCAAATATCTGATGTTAAAAAGCAAAAAACGATCAATATTTTTTTAATTCATTTACAGCGAATTGGTTTCAATCAACTTATTATCATTAGTGATAAATTCAATCGCTTTCTAGCTTCTCATCCTATCTATCCTTATGTTGAAGAATTATTCCATCATTATTACGTTTTTAATCAAAAAGAAATTGCTTATTTTTTCTATATTATGACACTTGATGAAGAGCTAAATAGAAAACAGAACACCAATCTTGTTTACAATTTTTTTAATGAAAATCAATTAGAACTAATGACAATAACTGATTTAATTTTTTGTGATTTATTTCCATTATTTCGCCCCTTATCAGATGAGGATATTTACTTAATGAAGAGAGATATTTTCTATACTAGTTTTGTTACAATGGTATTTAATCAATTGGTATTCGAATATAAATATGGTGTCACTGTTCACTATGATTTAGAACAATACCCTATCATCACTGCAAAATTTACAAAGGTTATCAAAAAACATTTGATTGAAACAGGCTTTATATCGAATAGTCAACTAACGATTCTTTTACAACAATATTTTTTTCGTTTTCTTTATTTTGTTGATTCAAAACACCTATATAAAGTCGTATCGATTCATATAGAACCAGCATTTGACTATCTGCACCAAAAGCAAATGAAAGAATATTTGGATTTATATTTTAATCATCAAATAAACTATCAAGACTCTTACTCAAAAGAGCGGACAGATATTGTCTTAACTCCGTTTCATGAAACAAGTGAACATTCGCTCTACACAGGTACACCCATTATTATGGTAAAATTTCCACTTAACCTAACCTTTCTTCAAAAAGTAGAGACCATCATTAAAGAAAAACAAAAAAAAGACGAAGAATGA
- a CDS encoding LysR family transcriptional regulator: MFKLFLTFKEAYETRNFTKAAENLFISQPAVSSQMKQLEEELNCKLFIRKTKQEMSPTKEATILYTRLLNLEDDWLETKRLIKQVGNNPVKCVISASNTFSIYYLPDLMSRLVKRFPEVYFELDMHNSEEVLENVLQHRAHFGFIEKPLETGPVCRKEFLTDELVIAGNLESDLWLCREDISGVYHYTKRYFLQENIQPKRLCVKNNEMIVRLLEKGIGKSIISRVSVSKHMPYQELGVNYKRLFYFLKKDYLTHPILLEIEAVIEQYAKEKGGE; the protein is encoded by the coding sequence ATGTTTAAATTGTTTTTAACATTTAAAGAAGCATACGAGACGAGAAACTTTACAAAAGCGGCTGAAAATTTATTCATTTCACAACCGGCTGTTTCTAGTCAAATGAAACAATTAGAAGAAGAACTAAATTGTAAATTGTTTATTAGAAAAACGAAACAGGAGATGTCTCCAACAAAAGAAGCAACTATCCTGTATACAAGGCTATTAAATTTAGAAGATGACTGGTTAGAAACCAAGAGATTGATTAAACAGGTTGGAAATAATCCAGTAAAATGTGTTATTAGTGCATCGAATACTTTTTCTATCTATTACTTACCTGATTTAATGAGTCGGTTAGTTAAGAGATTTCCTGAAGTATATTTTGAACTTGATATGCATAATTCCGAAGAAGTTCTGGAAAATGTCTTACAGCATCGAGCGCATTTTGGATTTATTGAAAAACCATTGGAAACAGGTCCTGTATGTCGAAAAGAGTTTTTAACAGATGAGTTGGTGATTGCTGGTAATCTTGAGAGTGATCTGTGGTTGTGCCGGGAAGATATTTCAGGTGTATATCATTATACCAAGCGTTATTTTTTACAAGAAAATATTCAACCAAAGCGTTTATGTGTAAAAAATAATGAAATGATTGTGAGATTACTTGAAAAAGGTATTGGAAAAAGTATTATTTCACGTGTGTCAGTTTCTAAACATATGCCATATCAAGAATTGGGTGTGAATTATAAACGTTTATTTTATTTTTTAAAAAAAGATTATCTGACACATCCCATATTATTAGAAATTGAAGCAGTCATTGAACAGTACGCAAAAGAAAAAGGCGGAGAATGA
- a CDS encoding YeiH family protein encodes MKQLKQTIYPGLLLSLAIASVSKILAIWLPSLGAGTIAILLGILLGNLFFNQSVWQKGTKFSEKTLLELSIVLLGTTVTFQTIVQIGGSGILFIMCQMTLTILSAYFIGKKLKFNQTMSLLMAGGNAVCGSSAIGAIAPEIGAKDKEKGQIITLVNLLGTVMMLTLPIIGGTVFTDNVMAKSALIGGTLQSVGQVIASANMVSSQVVEMATLFKILRIMFLVIVVFAFGKIANQSTDNNLAIQEKAKKKFPLPWYIIGFIICCVLNSVIHFPTILSQTTHSISGWFEITALAAIGLRINAKEFFKEGPRFLAYAGSVGIVQTIVAITLIKLLSI; translated from the coding sequence ATGAAACAATTGAAACAAACTATCTACCCTGGTCTTCTCTTATCCCTAGCGATTGCTAGCGTATCAAAAATACTCGCCATATGGTTACCTTCACTCGGAGCTGGAACCATTGCTATTTTATTAGGTATTTTATTAGGAAATCTTTTTTTTAATCAATCAGTTTGGCAAAAGGGAACTAAATTTTCAGAAAAAACACTATTGGAATTATCCATTGTTCTACTTGGAACTACCGTAACCTTTCAAACTATTGTACAAATTGGGGGTTCTGGTATTCTATTTATTATGTGTCAAATGACACTAACGATTCTATCAGCTTACTTTATTGGAAAAAAATTAAAATTTAACCAGACGATGTCATTGCTGATGGCAGGAGGAAATGCTGTATGTGGTTCATCAGCTATTGGTGCAATCGCACCAGAAATTGGGGCTAAAGATAAAGAAAAAGGACAAATTATTACCTTAGTCAATTTATTAGGAACTGTGATGATGCTGACTCTTCCTATTATTGGTGGTACAGTTTTTACAGATAATGTGATGGCAAAAAGTGCTTTAATCGGTGGAACGCTTCAATCAGTCGGTCAAGTTATTGCCAGTGCCAATATGGTTAGTTCACAAGTTGTAGAAATGGCAACTTTATTTAAAATTTTACGGATCATGTTCTTAGTGATTGTTGTATTTGCTTTTGGAAAAATTGCTAACCAATCAACAGACAACAACCTAGCAATACAAGAAAAGGCTAAGAAAAAATTTCCGCTTCCTTGGTATATCATTGGCTTTATCATTTGTTGTGTCTTAAATAGTGTCATTCATTTTCCAACTATATTAAGCCAAACAACGCACTCAATTAGTGGCTGGTTTGAAATTACTGCTTTAGCAGCTATTGGATTACGGATTAACGCAAAAGAATTTTTTAAAGAAGGCCCTCGATTTTTAGCGTATGCTGGAAGTGTAGGAATTGTTCAAACGATTGTTGCCATTACTTTAATAAAATTATTATCCATTTAA
- a CDS encoding cysteine hydrolase family protein, with protein MGALISIDYTNDFVASDGKLTTGEFGQAIETEMVRLTNQFIDDGNYIVFAIDCHDDTDKYHPENNLFPPHNIFGTKGRELYQGLNDVYQQNKGKDTVYWIDKRHYSAFSGTDLDIRLRERKIDTLHLVGVCTDICVLHTAIDAYNLGYNIVIHEKAVQSFDQVGHKWALGHFKNTLGATII; from the coding sequence ATGGGAGCTTTGATATCAATAGATTATACAAATGATTTTGTTGCAAGTGATGGGAAATTAACGACTGGTGAATTCGGTCAAGCCATTGAAACAGAGATGGTCCGTTTAACTAACCAATTTATTGACGATGGAAATTACATTGTTTTTGCTATTGATTGTCATGATGACACAGATAAGTATCATCCAGAGAATAATTTATTTCCTCCTCATAATATTTTTGGAACAAAAGGAAGAGAATTGTATCAAGGATTAAATGACGTGTATCAACAAAATAAGGGAAAAGATACGGTGTATTGGATAGATAAACGTCACTATTCAGCCTTTAGTGGCACAGATTTAGACATTCGATTAAGAGAAAGAAAAATTGATACACTTCATTTAGTAGGGGTGTGTACAGATATTTGTGTGTTACATACCGCTATCGATGCTTATAATTTAGGATACAATATTGTAATTCATGAAAAAGCTGTCCAAAGCTTTGATCAAGTTGGTCATAAATGGGCTTTAGGCCATTTTAAAAATACGCTTGGTGCGACAATTATTTAA
- a CDS encoding 5'-methylthioadenosine/adenosylhomocysteine nucleosidase gives MKIGIIGAMEQEVVLLKNQLENKKEWHEAGVSFYSGSIGTHEIVVTQSGIGKVLAGLTATLLISHYHVDCLINSGSAGGIGKGLSIGDIVISDKLAYFDSDVTAFGYEYGQMPQMPLFYEASNQLMSVAIKVAEDKQLATRIGLIVSGDTFVHSQEQIAHIKKHFPDVLANEMEGAAIAQVAHQYKCPFVVIRAISDVGDENASVNFDEFIIEAGKKSAEMVIELVKQIN, from the coding sequence ATGAAAATTGGAATCATTGGGGCAATGGAACAAGAAGTTGTGTTATTAAAAAACCAACTAGAAAATAAAAAAGAATGGCATGAAGCAGGTGTGTCATTTTATTCAGGGAGTATTGGAACACATGAGATTGTAGTAACACAATCAGGTATTGGCAAAGTTTTAGCTGGGTTAACAGCGACGTTACTAATTAGTCATTATCATGTTGATTGTTTAATTAATTCAGGATCTGCTGGTGGTATTGGTAAAGGTTTATCAATTGGAGATATTGTCATTTCTGATAAATTAGCTTATTTTGATTCGGACGTTACAGCGTTTGGTTATGAATATGGGCAAATGCCACAGATGCCATTATTTTATGAAGCAAGTAATCAACTCATGAGTGTAGCGATAAAAGTAGCTGAGGATAAACAATTAGCAACACGCATTGGGTTGATTGTTTCAGGAGATACATTTGTCCATAGTCAAGAACAAATAGCCCACATAAAAAAACATTTTCCTGATGTTTTAGCTAATGAGATGGAAGGCGCGGCGATTGCTCAAGTGGCGCATCAATATAAGTGCCCATTTGTTGTGATTCGTGCAATTAGTGATGTAGGCGATGAAAATGCTAGTGTAAATTTTGATGAGTTTATTATTGAAGCAGGAAAAAAATCTGCTGAAATGGTCATTGAATTAGTGAAACAAATAAACTAA
- the macP gene encoding cell wall synthase accessory phosphoprotein MacP, with protein sequence MSKEKQKKAETKSQQILTRSRVREHNKNEQRNAWLNRAIVIIVILLVIMLYAIFKL encoded by the coding sequence ATGTCGAAAGAAAAACAAAAGAAAGCAGAAACAAAGTCACAACAAATTTTAACAAGAAGTCGTGTAAGAGAGCATAATAAAAACGAACAACGTAATGCATGGTTAAACAGAGCGATTGTGATTATCGTCATATTATTAGTCATTATGTTGTATGCTATTTTTAAACTGTAA
- a CDS encoding NUDIX hydrolase, producing MKDKFNEKTLERKEVFKGSVIDVCVDTVELPNGKKSKRELVFHNGAVGILAITPMNRIVLVKQFRKAIEKSILEIPAGKIEAYEDNPLETAKRELEEETFYQCDSMVEVADFVTSPGFCNERMVLFQANGIKKADNPLPRDEDEFLDIVELSLEEVKEHIRLGTICDAKTLYAILLWEMQMK from the coding sequence TCGAAAGAAAAGAGGTATTCAAAGGATCAGTGATTGATGTGTGTGTTGATACTGTTGAATTACCTAATGGAAAAAAATCGAAACGTGAACTGGTTTTTCATAATGGAGCAGTTGGTATTTTAGCCATTACACCGATGAATCGCATTGTGTTAGTCAAACAGTTTCGTAAAGCAATAGAAAAAAGTATTTTAGAAATACCAGCAGGAAAAATTGAAGCATATGAAGATAACCCGTTAGAAACAGCTAAGCGTGAATTAGAGGAAGAAACCTTTTATCAATGTGATTCAATGGTTGAAGTGGCTGATTTTGTTACATCTCCAGGTTTTTGTAATGAAAGAATGGTCCTATTTCAAGCTAATGGTATCAAAAAAGCCGATAATCCTTTACCAAGAGATGAGGATGAATTTTTAGATATTGTGGAGTTATCTTTAGAGGAAGTGAAAGAACACATTCGTCTTGGTACAATTTGTGATGCTAAGACATTATATGCTATTCTATTATGGGAAATGCAAATGAAATAA